From Gemmatimonadota bacterium:
GTCGTGGGACATGGCCTTCTCCATTTCCTGGTGCACCTGGCGCCGGTTCCCGCGGTCTTCCATGTCAATGAAATCGATGACGATGATACCCCCGATATCCCTGAGCCTGAGCTGCCGCGCCACCTCCGCGCAGGCTTCCAGGTTGGTCTGGAATACGGTTTCCTCGTGACCCCTGGAACCCGCGTACCGTCCTGAATTCACGTCGATCGTCACCAACGCCTCGGTGGGTTCGATGAGGATGTAGCCGCCGTTCTTCAGCCATACCTTCCGGTGGAGCGCCTTGCCGATCTCGTTCTCGATCCCGTAGGCGTCGAACACCGGCGCCGTCCCGTCGTACATGTGGACGCGCTCGCGAAGCTGGGGGGCCACGCCCTTGAGATAGGCCAGGATCTCCTTGTATACCGCCTTCGAGTCGATGATCACGCTGTCGATGTCGGGCGTGAACAGGTCCCGTATCATCCCGGACGTCATTTCGACGTCCTTGTGGATCATGGCGGGCGCCGGCGTCTTCCCGACCTCCTTCTCTATAGTCCGCCATGTCCTGGTCAGTTGCTTGAGGTCGTTCTTCAACTCGGAATCCGATTTGCCCAGTGCGGCGGTCCGCACGATGACCCCGAAGTCGTCGTCCTTGAGTTTCCTGGCCAGGTCCCTAAGCCTGCGCTTTTCGTTCCAGTCGTCTATACGCCGGGAAACGCCGACGTAATTGGCATGGGGTACCAGCACGAGGAACCTGCCCGGCAGGGAAATCTGGGAGGTGACCCGCGGTCCCTTGGTGCCGATGGACTCCTTCGTGATCTGGACGACGATTTCCTGGCCTTCCTTGACCATCTCCTGGATCTGGTACTCCCGGTCCTTGCTCCTTCCGGATCCGGAATCCTGGTTCTCGTCGTCATCGAAATCAATCCAGTCGGCCCCACTGGTTACATCCGATGCCTGCAGGAAGGCCGCCTTGTCCAGGCCGATATCCACAAAGGCCGCCTGAATGCTCGGTATGACCGCCGTTACAACGCCCTTGCAGATGTTCCCGACCACGCGTTCGTGTTCCGGGCGTTCGACCAGCAGCTCGACGAGATGGTTATCCTCGAGCATCGCGATGCGCGTTTCGTGCGTGGCCGTCTCAACTATGATGTCTTTCCGCAAATATCAACCTTCTGTATGGTCCCTTAAGCGCCGGTTAACGTAAATGTTCCAAAGTAGTTAAATATAACATTCGGATGGCGTGGTGTCAAGTTCCGACTATTCCGACCGGAATATACGCGCGTATCTTCTCCAGCAGCTCCCCGGGTTCAAGTGTCGTCATGCATATATTGCCGATCGGACACTTGATCCGGTTGCAGCCTAGACAGTCGACGCTTTCCTTCCGCACCACGCCGTGACCGTCGCCCCAGGGCCCCTGTGCGCGGGGGTCGGTGGGACCGAAGATGCCGACGGTGGGAACGTTCAGCGCCGCGGCTATGTGCATCGGCGCGCTGTCGTTGCTGACCAGCAGGCCGCAGCGTTTAAGGAATGCGCCGAGTTCGGCGAGCGTCGTCTCCGGAAGCACGAGGGGGCGGTTGCGCATGGCGCCGGTTACCCGCGCGACGAGCCCTTCCTCGCCCGGACCCCACAGGACCAGGACATCCACGCCGTGTCCATCGATCAGGGCGTCGGCCAGGCGGCCGAAAAACTCGGGCGGCCAGCGCTTGATGGCCCAACCTCCGCCCGGATTCAGACCGATCAGCACGCGCGCGTCCGGGGCGTGCTCACGCAGCCACCGTTCTGCTTTCCCGCCGGCCGTCCCGGGTACGTTGACACGCGGCCGGTCGGTGGTCACCGGGATGTCCAGCGCCTCCAGGGCTTCCAGGTGGAACAGGACCTCGTGCCCTGGCCGGCCGGAGGGCGTAACCACGGTGGTGTAGGCGTGTCGGCGTCCCCGGAAGGCGAAACCGACCCGTTCCGGCGCACCGGTCAGCCAGGTCAACAAGGCGCTGCGGGGATTTCCGAAGAGGTCGAATACGAGATCGAAGCGTCTCTGGCGCAGGTTGCGATAGAACCGCGCCTGTTCGCGCCAGGAACCACGGATGCCCAGGCTTCCCCACCGGCGCAGGGGCAGCACGATGAGTTCGTCCAGCAAGGGATTCCACCGCAGGACGTCGGCGGAAGCCTCTTCCGACAGGAAGGAGAGGCGGGCCCGTGGGAAGCGCCGCTTCAGGTTCTCGATGACGGGCGTCGCCAGGACGACGTCTCCGGTGGCCCGCAGTTTGATGACCAGTATGCGCCTGGGATCTTCGGGCATAGGCCTACTCCGCCGGACGGTTGGAGGTCCCGCGCAGGACGGACTCCGCGGCCTCCAGCACCTGGCACGGCGATATCGATTCGATGCAGGCGACAGGCCGGACACAGTAATCGCGGCCGCAACAGTCGTCCGCACCGGCCTCCAGGGCGACGTGCCCTGCAGCCTGGGAATAGGGAAACCAGATCCGCGGGTTGCTCGGACCGAAAAGGCCGATCGTGGGCGTGCCCACGGCCGTGGCGATATGCATCGGCCCGCAGTCATTGGAAACGAACAGGTCGCACCGCCGGATCAACGCGGCCAACCGGGTCAGCGAAGCGGTTTCCACGACGGGACAGGCGTGGCCCGCCATGTCGGCCAACCCGGTCACGGCCTCCCGCTGCCCCGGTCCCGCGACCAGCAGTACCCGGAGGTTCAACGCTTCGATCATCCGGCGGGCCAGTTCGGCGAATCGGCCCGCGCTCCACGTCTTGGCCGGCCAGCTGGCGCCGGGGTTCAGCGCGGCGATCCGGCGGTCGCCGTCCACGCCCCGCTTCGCGAGCCAGAAATTGGCCCATGCCGCGTCTTCGGCGGAGAAGTGGACCTCGGTGCGGTCGTCATCCACGGGAACGCCGATCGAACGGACCGCATCCAGATAGGCATCCACTACACGAAGCGAAGCCGACCGCCTGATCTTGATATTGTACGCCGCGCCCCTTCCCCTCACGTCATAACCGACCCGGTACCGCGCGCCCGCGGCCAGGGTCAGCAGCGCGCTGCGCGGATTGCCGAAGAGATCGATCACCAGGTCGAAACGGCGCTTTCGCAGATCACGGAGGAAGCCCAGCTGTTCACCGCAGCGCGTCAGCACGGACCGGCCCGGCAGGAGTTCGTCCGGCAGCGCGATCACCTCTTTCAGGTAAGGGTTCCGAGCGAGGACCGCCGCGGGTCCCGCCTCTGCGAGGTAGTAGAGTTCCGCTTCCGCGTAGTGCCGCTTCAACGCCCTGATCACCGGCGTGGTAAGCACCACGTCGCCGATGTAGCGCAAACGGGAAATGAGGATCCGTCTTGCCTTCGGGGCGTCCATAAGACCTCGAGCGTTACTTCTGCGCGGGGTATCCGCTGATCCGGCCATCGGGCGCGACTCTCACCTGGCTTCCCGGAGATCCGCCGATCAGGCCGCATCGCGTGCTCAACTTTCGCGGCCCGCCCACCCGGACGTCGACCCCAGGATCTCGCGGTCGGTTGCTACGGGATCCGGGTCGGATCGCCGCCGCGTCCTCACCCCATCCACGAGGCGCGCCGCGTCCATCAGCGCACGCGGGAAGGTCAGGTCGCCCTTCAGCACCGCGCCGAGGAAACGAGCCATCATCCAGAGGACATGCGACACCAGGTACCTGAGGTCCCGCACGTTGCGCCACACGAAGAGAATCCGGTTTCTCGCGCTGACGCGGTCGATGAAGGCCCGGCCGTGCCGCGTGGCGATCGTCGCGCCGTGTTCGTGGGTGAGCCGGCTTTCCGGTTCATACAGCACGGTCCACCCCCGCAGGTACGCGCGATAGGACAGGTCCAGGTCTTCCGAGTAGAACGGGGCGTACAACGTATCGAATCCGCCCAGTGCCAGGTACTTCGACCGGGATACCGCCATGGCGGCCCCGTTGGCGTAGAGGGTGAGTGCGCGGCCTTCCCGCAGGGACTCACGTTCCGCCCACCTCAGCCGCAGCAGTCCGCAGTGCATGGCGCCCCGCACGAGACCGCCGCCGGGACGCCCGTCCCCGGCCTGGTAGACCCGTGGATTGACGGCGAACACCCGATCGTCACGGAAATGGGAAAGGAGGGGATCCAGGAAGGGGCCGGTGGCGACGACGTCGTTGTTGAGCAGGACCACGACCTCGTGCGAAGCCCGCGACACCCCCGTGTTGCAGGCTGCGGCGAACCCCCTGTTCCCGTCGTGCCTGACCAGGACCGCGTCCGGACAGGTCGCCCACGTCCTTTCGGCCGTGTCGGCCGTGCTCCCGTCGTCCACTACCACGATCTCCGCCCGGTCCGCTGCCCCGTGGTCTTTCAATGAACGCAGGCACCGTTCGACCAGATAGCCCGCATTCCACGTCGGGATCACGATACTGCATCGTTCGCGCTGTGCCATGACTCCATCCGAATCGGCCGTCACTCGGAGGGCTTTGCCGGACCTTCCGCGCGCCCCTCCGCCCCGTTTTCTCCCTGCCAGACCTTGACCAGCCTCAGGAACGAGTAAATCCCCATGCACAGGCTGAAGAGGAGACCGGGAAATCCGTCCCTGTACCCCCTTTTCACGATGTAGCATTTCCAGGCCATGCCGAGGGGGGAAAACACCAGGCGCAGCCGTCCCACGCGCTGTCCCGCCTGGATCCGCTCTTCCGCGTCCACGGAAGTGTATTGGTCGATCCGGGCGATGAAATCGGAGAGCGTGTTGTGCGAATCGTGGTAAAGGTCTTCGTGGATCAGTCCCGGTTCGCCGTGGCCGTTTATCTCGATGTGGGCGTGCGCACCGCCGGTCCAGTACCCCTTGCCGTTTTTGAGGAGTCGGGGCTGGTAGCTTGGGTTGAGCGTTCCGTGCCGGATGGGAAACCGGAGAAAGTGTTCCTGGCGGTGGATCTTGTACCCGTCGAAATCCCCGCCGGACCGCAGCAGGTCTCGGATCCGCGCTTCGAGACCTTCCGTGACGTATTCATCCGCGTCGAGAAAGAGGATCCAGTCTCCCCGGGCCTGCTCCATGCCGAAGTTCCGCTGGTCGGCGAAACCGGACCACGGCCGCTGAAACACCCGTCCTCCGCAGGATTCCGCGATTTCCACCGTGCCGTCGGTGCTGCCGCTGTCCACCACGATGATCTCATCGGCCCAGGAAACCGGGTCCAGGCAGCGCCGGAGCTTGCGCTCCTCATTGTACGTGATCACGACGACGGTCAGCGATTGCATGGGAGACGTCGGTGGATGCGCGGTTTCAGGAGGATCGGCCCCCCGCGCCCGACTCGGCGTCGGCGGAGCCCCGGAGGTGAAGGTGCCAGAGCTTGGCGTACTTGGTGAAAACGTAACAGGCGGAAAGGCCGCACAGGATGAATCCCGGCAGGCCGTCCAGGAAACCTCTACGCAACACGTACATTTTGAACAGGGTAAAAATCGGACGGAAAACCAGATCTGTCAAACGGAAACGCCTGCCCGAGCGGTAGAGCTGGCGGGCGCCGAGACTGGTGAAGCTGTTGAACTTGTCCAGGTAGTGGTGGAGGGTGGGATCGGTATCGTGGATCATGGGGTGCTTCAGGTCGCCGACCGGTCCCCGGATGCGCAGCGCCTCGTGGACCTCGTCGCCGGTGAACCGGGGATCGGCCCCGCGCCGGAAGAGGCGCAGCACGTAGTCGGGGTACCATCCGCAATGCCGGATCCAGTGCCCCAGGAAAAGCGTCTTCCTCGCGATCCGGTAACCGACGCGGTCCCCCTTGTCCATGACGGCGGTGATTTCATCCCGCAGGTCCTGTGGAACGCGCTCGTCGGCATCCAGCCAGAGCACCCAGTCGCCCGTGGCGTGCTCCAGGGCCAGTTGCTTGGTCGGCCCGTAGCCCAGCCACTCCGATTCGACGACACGGTCGGCGTATTGGCGCGCGATGGCGACGGTATCGTCGGTGCTCCCCGAGTCCACGAGCACGATCTCGTCGGCGAACCGCGCGCTCTGCAGGCAGGCTTCGATCCGAGGGGCTTCGTTCCGGGCGATGATGATGACGGAGAGGGACATGGCGCCGGCTCCCGCGGATCAATGTTCCGGTGCCGACTCGATCATCACCGCGGGTCCCGCGTCTTCCGGTTCCCTGACCGAGTCGACCATGGCCTCGATTTCCCTGCCGGGCCTGGGGAAAAGCGGCGTGAGCCCCAGGGTCACGGCGAAGTTGATCAGCATGCCGATCGTCCCGATCCCCTGGGGACTGATGCCGTTGGCGAACAGTCCGAAGGTCCAGGTTTCCATGCCGAAGAATACGCATGCGATGATGTAGAAAGCCGTAAAGCCGATACCGGCCAGGATTCCGCAAACGGCGGGTATCGTACCCACGCGCTTGCTGAAAATGCCCAGTACGATGGCGGGGAAGAAGCTCGCGGCGGCAAGGCCGAAGGCAAAAGCCACCACCTGGCTGACGAAACCCGGTGGGTAGATACCGAATACACCGGCCACGATCACGGCTACGCCAATCACGCTACGGCCCACGGAGAGGCGCTGGCTCTCGCTCGCGTTCGGGCGCAGTACGCGGTAGTACAGGTCGTGGGAAACACTGGACGAAATAACGAGCAGCAGCCCGCTGGCCGTGGACAGGGCCGCCGCCAGACCGCCGGCCGCGACGAGCGCGATGATCCAGCTGGCCAGTTCGGCCATTTCCGGCGTCGCCAGCACGATGATGTCACGGTCCGGACCGGAAAGCCCCCGGGCCCTGAGGGCCGTGCGCCCATCCGCACCCTCCGCGCCGTCCGAATCGAGCCAGGACTGGTGGTCGACCTGTATGGAGGACAGTTCCGTGTGCGACAGGGACCCGCCGCGGAAAATCTCGTTGTCGTAACCGGCCGAATACCGCATGACGCCGTCTCCGTCGTCCATCCACAGGATCAGGCCGGTCTTCTCCCAGTTCTCGAACCAGGACGGAAGTTCCTGAGCAGTCTTCCCGTTCAGGCTGTCGATCATGTAATACCGCGCGAAGGCCGCGGTCGCGGGCGCGGTAAGGTACAGCAGGGATATGAAGAGCAGCGCCCAGAAGGCGCTCCACCGGGCCGCCTTGACCGATTTGACGGTATAGAACCGGACGAGCACGTGGGGCAGGCCCGCCGTGCCCACCATGAGCGCGAGGGCCACGCAGAATACGTTGACCTTGTCCCACCCTCCCACGAAGGTGGCCGTGTAACTGCTGAACCCCAGGTCGGCCTGTATCTGGTTGAGCTTCTCCAGCAGGTATACGCCCGTCTCGCCCGCGATCGAAGGCTCCAGCGTGCTGCCGAGCCCCGCCTGCGGCAGGGGGCTTCCCGTGAGCTTGATGCTGATGGCGATGGCGGGGATCAGAAAGGCGGTGATAAGCACCCAGTACTGGGCGACCTGGGTCCACGTGATGCCCTTCATTCCCCCGAGCGTGGCGTAGATGAAGACAATGGCCATCCCGATGATGACGCCGATATGGATGTCCACCTCGAGAAACCGGCTGAAGACGACGCCCACGCCGCGCATCTGCCCCGCCACGTATGTAAAGCTGATGAAAATGGCGCACGAGACAGCCACCACGCGCGCGAGGTCCGATGCGAAGCGGTCGCCTACGAAATCCGGCACGGTATAGTGGCCGAATTTCCGGAGGTACGGCGCCAGCAGCAGCGCCAGCAGCACGTAACCGCCTGTCCAGCCCATGAGATAGACGCCGCCGGCGTATCCCATGGTGGAAATCAGCCCGGCCATGGAAATGAAGGATGCCGCGCTCATCCAGTCGGCGGCCGTGGCCATGCCGTTGGCCGCCGCGGGGACGCCCCGACCGGCGACGTAGAAGCCCCGGGTGTCCCGGACCCGGGTACGCCACGCGATAAAGAGATAGAGGCCGAAAGAGAGGGCTACAAAGAAATAGGTCCAAGCCTGTACCGACATCGCCCGCGCCTACCCTTCCTGTCTGGTGGTTTCGAGTTCCCGGCGGTGCCGGTTGTCCAGGCGGTTCATGTACAGGCAGTAAGCCAGTATGAGCAACACGAAGACGATGATGCTGCCCTGGTGGGCAAACCAGAACCCCAGGGGGAAGCCGGTGCCGGATATGCGATACGCGTTGAGCGTGTCCGCGAACAGGATGCCGGCCCCCAGTCCGGCCAGGGCCCACAGCCCGAGCAGCACGGCCATGATCCGTATGTTGGCCCGCCAGTAGCGGCGCAGCGCCGCGGCGGCCCTGCTGCCGGCGGTGTCCGTCGAATCAGACATGCAGGTCCTCCGGTTCATCCCATTCCGTTCAAGGCTTGACCACGGTCAGCCTCGCCTCCACGTACATGCCGGGGAAGATGAACGCGAGGTATTTCTCCCATCTGCGGGGAGACCAGTTGGCGAGCAGGCTGATGCCCAGTACCCGGTAGACGTCGCTGAAGATCAGCCTGCATTCGTCCATTCGAAACCGTCCGTCCCGGCACATCTGGGTAATCGTCACGTAGCCGAAGTGATGATAGTGCGTCAGGTCGCCATAGGACAGCTGCGAAGAGTAGTGGGGCGTGACGATGCGGATCGAAGCCCCGGACCGCGCGATACGGTACACCTCGTCCATGGCCCGGGCCGGCTGGAGGATGTGCTCCAGGATATGGGACATCTCGACGTGATCGAATTGTGCGTCGTCGAAGGGATAGGGGTAGTCGTCCAGGCTGTGCACGACGTCCACGTGCGCCGCATCGTTGATGTCCAGGCCGACGGCCCCTTCCAGCTTCCCGAATGGTCCGCAGCCCAGATCGAGTTTGGTCGCCATGTTCACCCGTTCCCGTGCCATGGAGGCGTTCGCCTGAGCGGGCAACATGGTATGGGCGGGCAGGGGTCGTGTCAAGTGAATAAGGCCGTCACGGGCCGGGTTCAGATCCGGATGATATCGCCCGTTTCGCCGCTGCCGGAACCGTCGAGCATGGCGGAGATTTCGCGGTACACGCGATCCGGCGGGATCTCCTCGATCCGTTGACTGGCCGCGTAGAAGGCGCGGTGCCGTCGGCCGGGCGGTTTCCAGTAGGCCGGATCGCTGGTGGCGTGAAAGGACAGGGTCGGCGTCTCCACGGCGGCGGCCAGGTGGAGGACCCCGGTATCGTTGCATACGAGCAGGTCCGCGGCGCGTATCACACCGGCGACCTTCCTCAGCGACAGGGGCGGTGCGCCGTGCAACGGAGCGGATGCCGCTTCGCGCAGCGCACGCAGCAGTCCTTCTTCTCCCGGCGCGGGGATGACCAGGATCCGGACGGAGCGCCGGGCGGCCAACGCATCGCAGACGCGGGCCAGCTGCTCCACGGGGTATCGCTTCCTCGCGTCCCCGGTGCCGAAGTGGACGGCGACCACGGGGCCTCCGAGCTTCCCGGGATCCCCGTCCAGGCCATCGATCACCGCCCGGCCGGCCGCCCGTTCTTCCGCGGTCATGGTGTAACGGAAAGACAGGTCGTCCGTATCGGCACCCACGTGCCGCACCACGTCGAGGTTCCGCTGGATCTGGTGCCTGGGTTCGGGACGCACGGGCACGTTGATCGTGTAGAACGGATTGTGGTCGAGGTGGTCGAAGGTGGGTGTTTCGGGTCCCATGACCACGGAAGCGCCCGAAAGCCAGGCGATGAGGTCGCTGGACAGGGAATGGGAAACCGTGTTGAACACGACGGCGAGGTCGACGGGATCGCGCATGAGATCGACGAAGGACCGGATGTCCCGGGGCCGCCAGCGGAAACCGGATTCGTGGAACAGCAGGACCTCGTCCACGTCCGGATTGTTCCGGGCCACGGGGTACAGGTAGGCACGGACCACCAGGGTGAGGCGCGCGGCGGGAAACCGCGCCCGCAGCGCATGGATCGCCGGGGTGGTCAGCAGAAAATCGCCGAACTGATCGTGTTGCCGGATAATCAGGATCCGGCCGATGCGATCGGGATCGACCTCCCCGGGCGGTGCGCGGCGATTGCCCAGGGGATGGCTGGCCAGCCATCTGAGCACCCGGGTCTTGAGCCGCTTTTCGATAGGATACCACATCATCGGCCGTCCGTTATTCCGCCACCGGTTCCTGGTCCCGGAACTGCAGGTTGTAGAGCTTCCTGTACAGGCCGTCTTCCTGGATCAGCGACCCGTGGACGCCGGACTGGACGATCCGGCCGCGGTCGACCACGACCACACGGTCCGCCTTCTGAACCGTCGAAAGGCGATGGGCGATGACCAGGGCCGTCCTGCCCTTCATCAGCCGGTCGATGGCCTCCTGGACCAGCAGCTCGGACTCGGTGTCCAGGCTGGAGGTGGCCTCGTCGAATATGAGGATCTGGGGATCCTTCAGGATGGCCCGGGCGATGGCGATGCGCTGGCGCTGCCCACCGGAAAGCCGCACGCCCCGCTCCCCGAGAAACGTATCGTACCCATCGGGCAACTGCTCGATGAAGGCGTCTGCGTTCGCGGCGGCCGCGGCGGACTGTATCCGGTCCAGGGGCATGTCCGCGACGCCGTAGGCGATGTTGTTGCGGACCGTATCGTTGAAGAGGATCACGTCCTGGGTTACGATACCCATTTTCTCCCGGAGGGAGGCCACGGTGACCGTACGCAGGTCTTTCCCGTCTATTTCGATGCGCCCCCCGGTCGGATCGTAGAACCGCGCGACGAGATCCACCAGGGTGGACTTGCCGCCGCCGCTGGGTCCCACGAGCGCCACGGTCTCGCCCGACCGGACCACCAGGTCGATATCTTCCAGGGCTGGGTCGGAGACCGTATCGTACCGGAAATGAACGCGATCGAGCCGGATCTCCCGCCGCAGGTCGGGCAGTGGGACCGCGCCGGGAGCGTCCGTGATCTCCGGGGCCGTGTCCATCACGGAAAACACGCGGTCCGCGGCGGCAATCCCTTCCTGGATCCGGTTGTGCACCTGGCCGAGTTCCTTGACCGGTTTCATCATGGAAAAGAGGGCCAGGAAGAAGGTCAGGAAGTCCTCGGGCGCCAGCAGGCCGCCTTCCAGCACCTGCCGCCCGCCGTACCAGAGGATCGCCAGGCCCACGGCGCTGCCCAGGATCTCCGTAATGGGGCTGGCCAGGTTGTGCATGTGGGTCAGGCGGAGCAGCGTGTGGAAGTAGTGTTGCGTCTGCCGCTTGAACTTGCCGATTTCGAAGGACTCCATGTTGAAGGCCTTGACCACCCGCACGCCGGCCACGGTCTCCTGGAGCGTAGAGGTCAGGTCGGCCATGGCCTCCTGGGAAGCCGTGCTGCTCCGGCGAAGGCGCCTGCCCACCGTGGTGATGACGAGGACGCTCAGGGGAAGCAGGACCAGGGAGACCAGCGTCAACTGCCAGCTTAGGATCAGGAGGATCGCGAGGAAGACCACGACCAGCATGGGCTCCTTGATCAGCGTGCCGAAGGCGGCCGAAATGGTGCCGTTGATCTTCATGACGTCGTAGGACACGCGGGAGATGAGCTCCCCCGTGCGTTCCCGGTGGAAATAGGACAGGGAAAGGCGGTGCAGATGGATATACAGGTGGTTCCTGATGTCTTTGATGACCCCGTTCTCGGCGTAGGCCATCAGGTAGGCCTGCAGGTAACTGCTGATGTTCTTGAGCAGGAGGATGAACAGGATGATCAGGCAGAGGCGCTCCAGGGTTGCCTGCTTGGTCGGCCGCCTGATCAGGTCGTTGGTGCGTTCCTTCAAGGTCTCGCGCAGGCCCGTCATCCCGGTGCGCTGTTCCAGCCGGTTCGCCGAATCCTGCGCCACACCGAGCTGCCCGCCCTGCCCAGGCTGTCCGGACTGCCCGTCCTGAACCGTCTGTACGGTTTCCTGACCGAAGAGGGTCTGCAGAAAGGGCAGGGCCACCCAGACCGTGGCGCTGCTGGTCAGCGCGAAACAGGCCATGCATACCATGGCGCCGGCCATGAAATACCAGTAGGGTTTTACGTATGAAAGTACTCGGAGATACAGATTCATGGGGGGTAGGGATGGGGTTCAGGCGGGAGAGGCCATTGAGGCGGCGTAGAGCGCTTCCACCCGGTTGGTCATGGCGTCGAGATTGAAGCGTGCCCTGGCCCGTGCGCGACCGGTCTCCGCGATACGCGCGCGAAGACGCTCGTCCATCAGCAGCGATTCGACCGACCGCGCAAGCCCCACCGCGTCGCCTCCCTGGAAGACCAGACCCGTTTCGCCGTCCTCCACGGTGTCCAGCGTGCCGTCCGACCGGGTCGATACACAGGCCACGCCCATGGCCATCGCCTCGATGACCGTCGCGCCGAAACCCTCTGCTCTCGAGGGAAATATAAAAACGTCCATGGCGTTCAGCAAGGCGGGAATATCACGCCTGAATCCCGTGAACAGCACGGTTTCATCGAGACCGAGTTCGCGGGCCTGTCGAACGATTCCGTCGTGGTACGCTTCCTCGCCGTAGCTCGCCTCGCCCACCACGACGAACCTCAGGGACATCTCCGGATGGCGATCCCGGAGCATCCGCGCGGCTTGAAGGAACTCCTCGAAGCCCTTCCCCGGAGACACGCGGCCCACGGTCCCCACCAACAGGGCTTCGGAGGCAATCCCGAGCGATATTCTCGTGTCTTCCCGGTCGTAGCGGGCAGGATCGAACCGTTCCAGGTCCAGGGCCGGATGGACCGTCACCACGCGGTCTGGCGGGACGGGACAGGTCTCCCGCACGTTCCTGTTCAGCGTCTCCGATACCGTGATGACCCGGGAAACGCGCCGGTACAGCCAGCGGTGCAGCGGGTCCTTCTTCGTTACGTAGGAACCGACGTGCTTGGTGAGCAGAAGCGGTCCGTCGAATCCCGCCAGCCGTGCGGCGGGCACGGCCTGCCAGAGGTCGCGGGACAGGTGGAGATGGAGGACGACGGGCCGAAAGCGGCGGATGCAGCGCCGCAGCGCGCAGGTCGACAGGGGGTTCACGTAACCGCCGATGGGGACGGTTTCCACCGTGAAGCCTCGTTCACGGGCCTCGCCGGCAATCGATCCCTTGGGATGAAGCACCAGGCGCACGTCGTGACCGCGATCCCGTAGTTTTCCCGACAGGATCGGAACGTGCATCTCCGTGCCGCCCCAGGCCAGGGAGGAGCATACCTGCAGGATGCGCGCGGGTGCCATGCTGGCCATGGCCATCCTCTAATCGATGGAGTCGGGGATCGGGATCGGATCGGGGACGATTACGGATATCCAGGCGGGTCCGCCGGCATCACTACCGCCGGCATCGCTTCCGCCGGCATCACTTCCACACCTGGTGCCAGGCGCATTCAGTCTGGAAGATGTAGTTGTTGCACTGGCTGCAGATCTCGAGTTCGTCATACCGGTTCTCGATCATCTTCTGGCGGATCTCCTGGATCGGCGCACCGTTCCAGACTTCCCTGATCGACTGCTTCGAGACGTCGCCCACTTCCACCTTGAAGTCGAAGTCGAGACAGCAGATGGACACCCGGCCGTCGTTCGCGATAACGAACTCCTCCCACGGATGCTTGCAGGGGAAGGTGAAACCGCCGGTGGCCGATGCCTCGGCCTGGTCGCCCACATTCTTGTCTTCCACGCTGCCCGTCCAGGTCGTGTAGCTCTGCACGACCACGTGGTCGGCGATGGGCTTCCAGAGCTCCCGGAACGCATCGATCTCGTGTTGGGTCTCGGCCATGTTGATGATGGTCACCGTGATTTCCGGCGTCTTGCTGCGGACGGACCGTTTCAGTTCCATCAGGTACCGCGCGTTCTCCACCACCTGTTCGTAGTCGAGCCCGACGCGCACCGCCTCGAAGGTCTCCGCCGTCGCCCCGTCGATGTCGATATTGATCTTGTCCAGCCCGCAATCGATGAGCTCCCGCGCCTTCTGCGGTGTGATGAGGGAACCGTTGGTGCTCACGCTGACCGGCACGCGGGGCAGCTTTTGCTTCGTATACGCGATCATGTCGACGAGCTTCTTGTTGATGAAGGACTCCCCGAACATGAAGGGTTGTATGAGCCGGATGTACCGGGCGTTATCGGCACATTCGTCGA
This genomic window contains:
- a CDS encoding Rne/Rng family ribonuclease; this encodes MRKDIIVETATHETRIAMLEDNHLVELLVERPEHERVVGNICKGVVTAVIPSIQAAFVDIGLDKAAFLQASDVTSGADWIDFDDDENQDSGSGRSKDREYQIQEMVKEGQEIVVQITKESIGTKGPRVTSQISLPGRFLVLVPHANYVGVSRRIDDWNEKRRLRDLARKLKDDDFGVIVRTAALGKSDSELKNDLKQLTRTWRTIEKEVGKTPAPAMIHKDVEMTSGMIRDLFTPDIDSVIIDSKAVYKEILAYLKGVAPQLRERVHMYDGTAPVFDAYGIENEIGKALHRKVWLKNGGYILIEPTEALVTIDVNSGRYAGSRGHEETVFQTNLEACAEVARQLRLRDIGGIIVIDFIDMEDRGNRRQVHQEMEKAMSHDRARTRMSKEISEFGLIEMTRQRIRPSLLFTFSEACPVCDGTGRIMSRITMVTQIGRWLKRAKPGLRERKLKLKVHPTVALSLHENGREKLVNLQDEYKMQLQVEEDPFLHVEEFRVFSGKRDLDVTDEFK
- a CDS encoding glycosyltransferase family 9 protein; its protein translation is MPEDPRRILVIKLRATGDVVLATPVIENLKRRFPRARLSFLSEEASADVLRWNPLLDELIVLPLRRWGSLGIRGSWREQARFYRNLRQRRFDLVFDLFGNPRSALLTWLTGAPERVGFAFRGRRHAYTTVVTPSGRPGHEVLFHLEALEALDIPVTTDRPRVNVPGTAGGKAERWLREHAPDARVLIGLNPGGGWAIKRWPPEFFGRLADALIDGHGVDVLVLWGPGEEGLVARVTGAMRNRPLVLPETTLAELGAFLKRCGLLVSNDSAPMHIAAALNVPTVGIFGPTDPRAQGPWGDGHGVVRKESVDCLGCNRIKCPIGNICMTTLEPGELLEKIRAYIPVGIVGT
- a CDS encoding glycosyltransferase family 9 protein, giving the protein MAGSADTPRRSNARGLMDAPKARRILISRLRYIGDVVLTTPVIRALKRHYAEAELYYLAEAGPAAVLARNPYLKEVIALPDELLPGRSVLTRCGEQLGFLRDLRKRRFDLVIDLFGNPRSALLTLAAGARYRVGYDVRGRGAAYNIKIRRSASLRVVDAYLDAVRSIGVPVDDDRTEVHFSAEDAAWANFWLAKRGVDGDRRIAALNPGASWPAKTWSAGRFAELARRMIEALNLRVLLVAGPGQREAVTGLADMAGHACPVVETASLTRLAALIRRCDLFVSNDCGPMHIATAVGTPTIGLFGPSNPRIWFPYSQAAGHVALEAGADDCCGRDYCVRPVACIESISPCQVLEAAESVLRGTSNRPAE
- a CDS encoding glycosyltransferase — translated: MLHREKGVQGRISRSPLQPVHGDLLVPEAGQGLAGRKRGGGARGRSGKALRVTADSDGVMAQRERCSIVIPTWNAGYLVERCLRSLKDHGAADRAEIVVVDDGSTADTAERTWATCPDAVLVRHDGNRGFAAACNTGVSRASHEVVVLLNNDVVATGPFLDPLLSHFRDDRVFAVNPRVYQAGDGRPGGGLVRGAMHCGLLRLRWAERESLREGRALTLYANGAAMAVSRSKYLALGGFDTLYAPFYSEDLDLSYRAYLRGWTVLYEPESRLTHEHGATIATRHGRAFIDRVSARNRILFVWRNVRDLRYLVSHVLWMMARFLGAVLKGDLTFPRALMDAARLVDGVRTRRRSDPDPVATDREILGSTSGWAGRES
- a CDS encoding glycosyltransferase family 2 protein produces the protein MQSLTVVVITYNEERKLRRCLDPVSWADEIIVVDSGSTDGTVEIAESCGGRVFQRPWSGFADQRNFGMEQARGDWILFLDADEYVTEGLEARIRDLLRSGGDFDGYKIHRQEHFLRFPIRHGTLNPSYQPRLLKNGKGYWTGGAHAHIEINGHGEPGLIHEDLYHDSHNTLSDFIARIDQYTSVDAEERIQAGQRVGRLRLVFSPLGMAWKCYIVKRGYRDGFPGLLFSLCMGIYSFLRLVKVWQGENGAEGRAEGPAKPSE